ATGCTCAAAATAATAATACTCTGGATATTTATAAACTCACCAAAAAAACATCCGTTTTAAAACATACTATAGACGCGAAATTTTATTCAACGGAAAAAAAACATAATGATGATGGCTCAACTACTGATTATATTATGTTTTATGGCGGTGATGCAACGTATCAATTTGATTTAGATTTTACTTTGATTAAAAAATTTGAGAAGAAAATAACTGAAGAATATGAGCTTAATTACTTACTAGACCCTTCCAATAAAATTTCGGTGTCGCCAGATGGTCCAAAAACTAAAGAAAAACATGTTGAATTTCTGGAAGAAAAAACTACAGACAAGATTATATATACTGTAATCGATAGTAGTTTTAAAATTGCCATGAATTTAGATTTTGTATTAAAGAAATTCGGGGAAAACGAATTTATTGTTTACAAGGTTTTTAGCACGGTCGATAAAGATGGCCGGAAGATAACGTCAATGGGAGCCAAAGACAGTTACAGATTTAAAATTCAGTTCAAAGAATTAAAAGCTTTGCTGCCAATTAAATACCAAAATGAAATTGGATTGGAAGTGCTACAAAAATAAAGAATTAAAATGCACTTCCTGCACCAGCGGTTTCACGCATAGGAGCGCCGAAGGAATTGCTGCTTTCGGTGTAAAATAAACCTCATTTTTTTATAACTTCGTTTTAGCTGCGCTCCGTTCGGCCTTCGGCTTCGGGTGTCCAGCCAGGTCCCGAAATTCCGGGGCAGTTGCAAATGCCACAACGTGTGAGCCTGGTGCAGCAAACTGCCGGACTTTATGTACCATATTATGAAAAACGAACGTCTGACATTACGACCAAAACTTGGAAAAACGATTCTATTGCTAATTGCAAGCCTGGCTTTTAGTATAGGCGGTTTTTTCATGATAAATGAAAAGTCAGGTTTAGGATGGTTTGGAATTGTATTTTTTGGGCTATGTTCCTTAGTATTTATTATACAAATGGTTCCAGGTTCAACAGAATTAACTTTGTCAGGCGAGGGTTTTGAAATGACAAGTTTGTTCCGTAAAAATTTGATAAAATGGAAAGATGTAAAGACATTCGAGGTTGGTAATATACTCCGAAATAAGACTGTTATGTTTGATTATGTTGATCAACATAATGAGTACAATACAGGTAAATCCGTAGCGAAAAGATTATCTGGGAGTCATGCCGCGCTTCCGACAACTTATGGACTTAAGGCCGATGAATTATTAGACATTATGAATACGTGGAAAAATAAATACGGTGCATAACAGCATTCTCTCCGAAAATATGAAAAAAGAAAAATTAAAAAAACTGCCTCATTTCATTTCAGGTGGTATGATATTGTTACACAGTGTAGAGCGGTTTGAAATGAACCATAATTCATACCTGATATTTCTTTTTGCAGGAATCGTATTCATGAGTGTTGCAGTGCTGCATAAAAAGATTTCCAAAAAATTTCCTTTGGTCGACATTACATTTTACGCACTGGAAGGTATTTTGTCATTTGTTATCGCCTTCGAGTATTGGGAGGCAGGAAAGACGGGTTTACCCATTCCCTACATCATTGCTGGACTCTTCCAAATGTTTGCGATTTATAAATTTGCTTTAAGGGCAAAAAAAAGTGTCATTTAAAAAATTCAAACTACAGCAAACGGCGTTTCAATAACCCCAAATAATGGTCAGACGAGCGCGTCAGTCAGGAACTGCCTCCCCACCCTGCCTCTTTAAAATAACCTCCCGTAAACGTTGCTCATACGAATCGCCCCAATTGCCAATAGCTGCAATAACAGGGATAAGTGTCTTCCCAAAATCCGTTAGGCTATATTCTACTTTAGGTGGCACAACCGCATAAATAACCTTGCTAATCAGTTCGTGGTCTTCCAGCTCCTTCAATTGAATGGTC
This genomic stretch from Flavobacterium pallidum harbors:
- a CDS encoding STM3941 family protein — encoded protein: MKNERLTLRPKLGKTILLLIASLAFSIGGFFMINEKSGLGWFGIVFFGLCSLVFIIQMVPGSTELTLSGEGFEMTSLFRKNLIKWKDVKTFEVGNILRNKTVMFDYVDQHNEYNTGKSVAKRLSGSHAALPTTYGLKADELLDIMNTWKNKYGA
- a CDS encoding winged helix-turn-helix transcriptional regulator, with amino-acid sequence MYERKIPLNLNCGLDLVGEVLYGKWKIRLLWFIEQGHKRPSELQRKIPDASRRVLTIQLKELEDHELISKVIYAVVPPKVEYSLTDFGKTLIPVIAAIGNWGDSYEQRLREVILKRQGGEAVPD